From Enhydrobacter sp., the proteins below share one genomic window:
- a CDS encoding TauD/TfdA family dioxygenase, translated as MGDRTIEVRKLTPAIGAEIFGVDLARPLGNHAFQEIHDALMENLVVFFRDQELTHEQHKELGRRFGELHIHPSSLNTVEAHPEILIIKADEKSKYVAGEEWHTDVSCEDEPPMGSILYMKQLPPDGGGNTLFANMYRAFETLSPPIQHLCEGLTAVHDGAQVYGGRFGQKPKEGGFPRAEHPVVRTHPVTGRKALYVNRNFTTHVVGLKRHESSALLEMLYRHCETPEFQCRFAWRPNSIAFWDNRAAMHHAMWDYFPHKRLGYRVTVKGDRPFHRA; from the coding sequence ATGGGCGATCGAACCATCGAGGTGAGGAAGCTGACGCCGGCGATCGGCGCGGAGATCTTCGGCGTCGATCTCGCCCGCCCGCTCGGCAACCACGCCTTCCAGGAGATTCACGACGCGCTGATGGAGAACCTGGTGGTGTTCTTTCGCGACCAGGAGTTGACGCACGAGCAGCACAAGGAGCTGGGCCGCCGCTTCGGCGAGCTGCACATCCATCCGAGTTCGCTGAACACGGTCGAGGCGCATCCCGAGATCCTGATCATCAAGGCCGACGAGAAGTCGAAGTACGTGGCGGGCGAGGAGTGGCACACCGACGTGAGCTGTGAGGACGAGCCGCCGATGGGGTCGATTCTCTACATGAAGCAGCTGCCGCCGGACGGCGGCGGCAACACGCTGTTCGCCAACATGTACCGCGCGTTCGAGACGCTCTCGCCGCCGATCCAGCACCTGTGCGAGGGCCTGACCGCGGTGCACGACGGCGCCCAGGTCTATGGCGGCCGCTTCGGACAGAAACCGAAAGAGGGCGGCTTCCCCCGCGCCGAGCATCCCGTGGTGCGCACCCATCCGGTGACCGGCCGCAAGGCGCTCTACGTCAACCGCAACTTCACCACCCACGTCGTCGGACTGAAGCGGCACGAGAGTTCGGCGCTGCTCGAGATGCTCTACCGTCATTGCGAGACGCCGGAGTTCCAGTGCCGCTTCGCGTGGCGACCCAACTCCATCGCCTTCTGGGACAACCGCGCGGCCATGCACCATGCCATGTGGGATTACTTCCCGCACAAGCGGTTGGGCTATCGTGTGACGGTCAAGGGCGACCGCCCGTTCCATCGCGCTTGA
- a CDS encoding iron-containing alcohol dehydrogenase → MALITYLTRIQFDFGALKLLDAELQLLGIRRPLIVTDKGVIAAGLWARVKDQLPGNMPVTIYDGTPENPTEAAMRDALGVYKDGDCDGIVAIGGGSPMDLAKAVALMATHPGNSLQTYAMVEGGAAKITPKVAPIVAIPTTSGTGSEVSRGGVIIMDSGRKLAIGSPHLIPKLALIDPELTMGLPPHLTAGTGMDAFTHNIECFLSNAYNPPADGIALDGLEKAWRYVERATRDGSDREARYNMAMAAMEGAMVFQKGLGAVHALSHPTGGLKGHRLHHGTLNAIYLPAVLRFNAPAVGEKYRKVAQVMGLSEREGNAEGVAAAVAALNERLGIPKGLGAMGVKQDVVEAIADGALGDHCHLSTPRQPTRAQYIELIEQSWG, encoded by the coding sequence ATGGCGCTCATCACCTATCTCACCCGCATCCAGTTCGATTTCGGCGCGCTGAAGCTGCTCGATGCGGAGCTGCAGTTACTCGGCATCCGGCGGCCGCTGATCGTCACCGACAAGGGCGTGATCGCCGCCGGCCTGTGGGCCAGGGTCAAGGACCAGCTTCCCGGCAACATGCCGGTGACGATCTACGACGGCACGCCGGAGAACCCGACCGAAGCGGCGATGCGCGACGCGCTCGGGGTCTACAAGGATGGAGACTGCGACGGCATCGTCGCCATCGGCGGCGGCTCGCCGATGGACCTCGCCAAGGCGGTGGCGCTGATGGCGACGCATCCGGGCAATTCGCTGCAGACCTACGCCATGGTGGAAGGCGGGGCGGCGAAGATCACGCCGAAGGTGGCGCCCATCGTCGCCATCCCGACCACGTCGGGCACCGGCAGCGAGGTGAGCCGCGGCGGCGTCATCATCATGGACTCCGGCCGCAAGCTCGCCATCGGCAGCCCCCACCTGATCCCGAAGCTCGCGCTGATCGATCCCGAGCTCACGATGGGGCTGCCGCCGCACCTGACCGCCGGCACCGGCATGGACGCCTTCACCCACAACATCGAGTGCTTCCTCAGCAATGCCTACAATCCGCCGGCCGACGGCATCGCGCTCGATGGTCTCGAGAAGGCATGGCGCTACGTCGAACGCGCGACCCGCGACGGTTCGGACCGCGAGGCGCGCTACAACATGGCGATGGCTGCCATGGAAGGCGCGATGGTGTTCCAGAAGGGGCTCGGCGCGGTGCATGCGCTCAGCCATCCCACCGGCGGGCTGAAGGGCCATCGCCTGCATCACGGGACCTTGAACGCGATCTACCTGCCGGCGGTGCTGCGCTTCAACGCGCCTGCTGTCGGCGAAAAGTACCGGAAGGTGGCGCAGGTCATGGGGCTGTCCGAGCGCGAGGGCAATGCCGAGGGAGTCGCCGCCGCCGTCGCCGCGTTGAACGAGCGACTCGGGATCCCAAAGGGGTTAGGGGCGATGGGTGTGAAGCAGGACGTGGTCGAGGCCATCGCCGACGGCGCGCTGGGCGACCACTGTCACCTCTCGACGCCGCGCCAGCCGACGCGCGCGCAGTACATCGAACTGATCGAGCAATCGTGGGGCTGA
- a CDS encoding SDR family oxidoreductase, translating to MKVKGRVCVVTGAAGGIGEAIARRYHQEGAKGVVVADCDGDRVMRVASEISGHGVVCDVAREADIRHLVAEAEKKYGPVDVFFSNAGIGRGGHEDASDKDWADSWAIHVMSHVYAARALVPGMLARKSGYLLNTASAAGLLASMGSAPYGVTKHAAVALAEHLSIQYGDRGIAVSVLCPQAVDTNMLRMAGATAASVDGVLNTDAVAQTVIEAMDEERFLILTHPEVKEYMARKLDRDRWLRGMRRLRDKTGEGRRP from the coding sequence ATGAAAGTCAAAGGCAGGGTCTGTGTCGTGACGGGCGCCGCGGGGGGTATCGGCGAGGCGATCGCGCGGCGCTACCACCAGGAGGGCGCCAAGGGCGTCGTCGTGGCCGATTGCGACGGAGATCGGGTGATGCGGGTGGCCAGCGAGATCTCGGGCCACGGCGTGGTCTGCGACGTCGCCAGGGAAGCCGACATTCGCCATCTCGTCGCCGAGGCGGAGAAGAAGTACGGGCCGGTCGACGTGTTCTTCTCCAACGCCGGCATCGGCCGCGGCGGCCACGAGGATGCCTCGGACAAGGACTGGGCCGATTCGTGGGCGATCCACGTCATGTCGCACGTTTACGCCGCGCGCGCGTTGGTGCCCGGCATGCTGGCGCGCAAGTCGGGCTACCTGCTGAACACCGCGAGCGCGGCGGGCTTGCTCGCCTCGATGGGCTCGGCGCCCTACGGCGTCACCAAGCATGCCGCGGTGGCGCTGGCCGAGCATCTTTCGATCCAGTACGGCGACCGGGGCATCGCGGTTTCGGTGCTTTGCCCGCAGGCGGTCGACACCAACATGCTGCGCATGGCCGGCGCGACGGCGGCGTCGGTCGACGGCGTGCTCAACACCGACGCGGTGGCCCAGACCGTGATCGAGGCGATGGACGAGGAGCGTTTCCTGATCCTGACGCATCCCGAGGTGAAGGAGTACATGGCGCGCAAGCTCGACCGCGACCGCTGGCTGCGCGGCATGCGCCGCCTGCGCGACAAGACGGGGGAAGGGCGACGGCCCTAG
- a CDS encoding sulfite exporter TauE/SafE family protein — translation MIDYAFQLFAETNLWLAVGVTLVAGLMRGFAGFGSAMLMAPIFAILFGSAEMVVTVVAIELVVSVQLFPQVRHHADWKTLTPMSVAACAAMPLGVWLLASVDKNTIVTAVSAVIVAFVVLMWTGWKYRGRRSPVAAAAVGTISGAMMATTSVGGPPVLLYLLSGTDPPQVNRANIVTYYFLTQFLLIVIVLATGVAGWDALARAVVLFPVMTLGAWMGGRLFHGLGSERLYRNVALVILFGTGSFGLLRTVLFA, via the coding sequence ATGATCGACTACGCCTTTCAACTCTTCGCCGAGACGAACCTGTGGCTGGCCGTCGGCGTCACCCTGGTCGCCGGCCTGATGCGCGGCTTCGCGGGCTTCGGATCGGCCATGCTGATGGCGCCGATCTTCGCCATCCTGTTCGGCTCGGCCGAGATGGTGGTGACCGTGGTCGCCATCGAGCTCGTGGTCTCGGTGCAGCTCTTCCCGCAGGTCCGCCACCACGCCGACTGGAAGACGCTGACGCCGATGAGCGTCGCCGCCTGCGCTGCCATGCCGCTCGGCGTGTGGCTGCTGGCGAGCGTCGACAAGAATACCATCGTGACGGCGGTGTCGGCGGTGATCGTCGCCTTCGTCGTGCTGATGTGGACCGGCTGGAAGTATCGCGGACGACGCTCCCCCGTGGCGGCGGCCGCGGTCGGCACGATCTCCGGCGCGATGATGGCGACGACCAGCGTCGGCGGGCCGCCGGTGCTGCTCTACCTGCTGTCGGGCACCGACCCGCCGCAGGTCAATCGCGCCAACATCGTCACCTACTACTTCCTGACGCAGTTCCTGCTGATCGTCATCGTGCTGGCGACCGGCGTCGCCGGATGGGATGCGCTGGCGCGCGCGGTCGTGCTGTTCCCGGTGATGACGCTCGGCGCCTGGATGGGCGGCCGCCTGTTCCACGGGCTGGGCAGCGAGCGGCTCTACCGCAACGTCGCGCTGGTCATCCTGTTCGGGACCGGCAGCTTCGGGCTGCTGCGCACGGTGCTGTTCGCGTAA
- a CDS encoding ABC transporter ATP-binding protein — MGEQVLELEDVSVRFRLRRGTLQAVDGVSFAVRRGEMFGLVGESGSGKSVTARAIMRLIPDPPGEISRGRILFEGANVLDKSAAEMRALRGRRIAMVFQEPMSALNPVFTVSSQIGDALRANLGLGRKEARERVIELLAMVGIPSPARRADSYVHEFSGGMRQRVMLAMALSCSPTFLIADEPTTALDVTIQATILELIADMTQRLGLSLLFITHNLGVVAHFCERIGVMYASHLVETGDRRDIFARPQHPYTVGLLNSIPTLHGQNQRLTPIEGTVCNMMDPPAGCKFHPRCAHAMDVCRRVAPELKEIAPGHKAACHLLNGGSA; from the coding sequence ATGGGCGAGCAGGTTCTCGAGCTCGAGGATGTATCCGTGCGCTTTCGCCTCAGGCGCGGGACGCTTCAGGCGGTGGATGGCGTTTCGTTTGCGGTGCGTCGCGGCGAGATGTTCGGCCTCGTCGGCGAATCGGGGTCGGGCAAGTCGGTGACGGCGCGCGCCATCATGCGCCTGATCCCAGATCCGCCAGGCGAGATATCGCGGGGCCGCATCCTGTTCGAGGGGGCCAACGTGCTCGACAAGAGCGCGGCCGAAATGCGGGCTCTGCGCGGCCGGCGCATCGCCATGGTGTTCCAGGAGCCGATGAGCGCGCTCAATCCGGTGTTCACCGTGAGCAGTCAGATCGGCGACGCCCTGCGGGCCAATCTCGGCCTCGGGCGCAAGGAGGCGCGCGAACGGGTGATCGAACTTCTCGCCATGGTCGGCATCCCGTCGCCGGCCAGGCGGGCCGATTCCTATGTCCACGAATTCTCCGGCGGCATGCGTCAGCGCGTCATGCTGGCGATGGCATTGTCCTGCAGCCCGACCTTCCTGATCGCCGACGAGCCGACGACGGCGCTCGACGTCACCATCCAGGCCACCATTCTCGAGCTGATCGCCGACATGACCCAGCGGCTCGGCCTGTCGCTGCTGTTCATCACCCACAATCTCGGTGTCGTCGCCCATTTCTGCGAGCGGATCGGCGTGATGTATGCGTCGCATCTGGTCGAAACCGGCGACCGGCGCGATATCTTCGCCCGTCCCCAGCATCCCTATACCGTGGGGCTGCTGAACTCGATTCCGACGCTGCATGGGCAGAACCAGCGTCTCACCCCCATCGAGGGCACCGTCTGCAACATGATGGACCCGCCGGCGGGCTGCAAATTCCATCCGCGCTGCGCCCACGCGATGGACGTCTGCCGCCGCGTCGCGCCCGAACTGAAGGAGATCGCCCCCGGGCACAAGGCGGCATGCCATCTGTTGAACGGGGGGTCGGCATGA
- a CDS encoding dipeptide ABC transporter ATP-binding protein: MTARGASGETLLVAKDLSRHFILHGDIYSRLAGEKVQTLKAVDGIDFHVDRGETLGLVGESGCGKSTTARLVTRLIEPSGGEVRWKNENLLAFSPARMKTMRREIQLVFQDPYSSLNPRKTIFQILGRPLQIHNLAKTRAERRERVLHLLSRVGLGIEHIDRYPHEFSGGQRQRIAIARALSVDPELVIGDEPVSALDVSIQAQILNLFRDLQQELGLTYLFIAHDLSVVRHISDRVAVMYVGKIVETGPSAQLFERPLHPYTQALLAAAPEADPNRPRPKLLLKGEVATPVDPPPGCRLCGRCPREISICAEVAPPLREVSRGRQVACHNL, translated from the coding sequence ATGACGGCGCGCGGGGCTTCCGGCGAGACGCTGCTGGTCGCCAAGGACCTGTCGCGGCACTTCATCCTGCACGGCGACATCTACTCCCGCTTGGCCGGCGAGAAGGTGCAGACCCTGAAGGCCGTCGACGGCATCGACTTCCACGTCGACCGCGGCGAGACCCTGGGGCTGGTCGGCGAATCGGGTTGCGGCAAGTCGACGACGGCGCGGCTGGTAACGCGCCTGATCGAGCCCAGCGGCGGCGAAGTGCGGTGGAAGAACGAGAACCTGCTGGCGTTCTCACCGGCGCGCATGAAGACGATGCGTCGCGAGATCCAGCTCGTGTTCCAGGATCCCTACAGCTCGCTCAACCCGCGCAAGACGATCTTCCAGATCCTCGGGCGGCCGCTCCAAATCCACAACCTGGCGAAGACCCGGGCGGAGCGGCGCGAGCGCGTGCTGCACCTGCTGAGCCGCGTCGGCCTCGGCATCGAGCACATCGACCGCTATCCGCACGAATTCTCCGGCGGCCAGCGCCAGCGCATCGCCATCGCGCGCGCGCTTTCGGTCGATCCCGAACTGGTGATCGGCGACGAGCCGGTATCGGCGCTCGACGTGTCGATTCAGGCGCAGATCCTCAACCTGTTCCGCGACCTGCAGCAGGAGCTCGGGCTGACCTACCTCTTCATCGCCCACGACCTCAGCGTCGTGCGCCACATCAGCGACCGCGTCGCGGTGATGTATGTCGGCAAGATCGTCGAGACCGGCCCCTCCGCCCAGCTCTTCGAGCGCCCCCTTCACCCCTATACGCAGGCGTTGCTGGCGGCGGCGCCGGAGGCCGATCCCAACCGGCCGCGGCCCAAGCTGCTGCTCAAGGGCGAGGTCGCCACGCCGGTCGATCCACCACCCGGCTGCCGGCTGTGTGGCCGCTGCCCGCGCGAGATCTCGATTTGCGCCGAGGTCGCGCCGCCGCTGCGCGAGGTCAGCCGCGGCCGCCAGGTCGCCTGCCACAACCTGTGA
- a CDS encoding ABC transporter permease — protein sequence MTATDTATAAVLARSATVRRSRWRETLSRAFYELRKSRTASMGAVMLVLLFGACVATPWLATHNPIKQDYRARLAPPSETHLLGTDRLGRDIYSRLLYGGRRLVTIAVLAVAAGLLIGVPFGVLAGYWGGMADSIGMRIVDGLLAFPGLLLYLLFVTLAQAWKFEGVMVDVVLVSALALAFMPEVARLSRGSVLAEKQKEYVEASRAIGDSSVSIALTQILPNIVSPLIVTATVRLGFVILIVAALSFLGLGTPPPTPDWGSDLSAARDYMETHPLMAAFPGLAICYTVLAFNLFGDGLRDILDPRLAER from the coding sequence ATGACGGCAACCGATACGGCAACCGCGGCCGTGCTCGCGCGGTCAGCCACCGTCCGGCGCTCGCGTTGGCGTGAAACGCTGTCGCGCGCCTTCTACGAGCTGCGCAAGAGCCGGACCGCCTCGATGGGCGCGGTGATGCTCGTGCTGCTGTTCGGGGCCTGCGTCGCGACGCCCTGGCTCGCAACCCACAACCCGATCAAGCAGGACTACCGCGCCCGGCTCGCGCCGCCGTCGGAGACACATCTGCTCGGCACCGACCGGCTGGGACGCGACATCTACTCCCGCCTGCTGTACGGCGGACGGCGGCTGGTGACGATCGCCGTTCTCGCCGTCGCGGCCGGGTTGTTGATCGGCGTGCCGTTCGGCGTGCTGGCCGGCTACTGGGGCGGGATGGCCGACTCGATCGGGATGCGGATCGTCGACGGGCTGCTCGCCTTCCCGGGATTGCTGCTCTACCTGCTGTTCGTGACCCTGGCGCAGGCGTGGAAGTTCGAGGGCGTGATGGTCGACGTCGTGCTGGTGAGCGCGCTCGCGCTGGCCTTCATGCCGGAGGTGGCGCGACTATCGCGCGGCTCGGTGCTGGCCGAGAAGCAGAAGGAATACGTCGAAGCCTCGCGCGCCATCGGCGATTCCTCGGTCAGCATCGCGCTCACCCAGATCCTGCCCAACATCGTCTCGCCGCTGATCGTGACCGCGACCGTGCGGCTCGGCTTCGTCATCCTGATCGTGGCCGCGCTGTCATTCCTCGGGCTCGGCACGCCGCCACCCACGCCGGACTGGGGCTCCGACCTCAGTGCCGCCCGCGACTACATGGAAACCCATCCGCTGATGGCCGCCTTCCCCGGACTCGCCATCTGCTACACCGTGCTGGCCTTCAACCTGTTCGGCGACGGCCTGCGCGACATCCTCGATCCCCGGCTCGCCGAGCGATAG
- a CDS encoding ABC transporter permease produces MLAYTLRRIAQLVPVLFVLTVAVFGFVEALPGSVLDTIIGTEGGDDAETREVLAKEYGLDRPVHERYALWLGRALQGDFGRSLVTRRPISTELLSRIPATVYLATVGIVLSMLIAIPLGTFAAVRRNSPVDYTAQVSSLAGISIPEFWFAILCVLLFSLYLGWLPSSGYISPFDDFWGSLKFLILPAAAIGFRQAAFTTRLTRSSMLDEMSKEYVDTARAMGFPERRVIFRYTLRNAMIPTLTISGLQLANLLGGTVVLETIFAWPGIGRAIFEAILQRDYPLIQAGVLVLGVIVVVMNLLVDLAYRLLNPRVKLG; encoded by the coding sequence ATGCTCGCCTACACGCTGCGCCGCATCGCCCAGCTCGTCCCCGTCCTGTTCGTGCTGACGGTGGCGGTGTTCGGCTTCGTCGAAGCACTGCCGGGTTCCGTCCTCGACACGATCATCGGCACCGAGGGCGGAGACGACGCCGAAACGCGCGAAGTGCTGGCGAAGGAGTACGGGCTCGACCGGCCGGTGCACGAGCGCTATGCGCTCTGGCTCGGTCGGGCGCTCCAGGGCGATTTCGGCCGTTCGCTGGTGACGCGACGGCCGATATCGACCGAGCTGCTCAGTCGGATTCCGGCCACGGTGTATCTCGCCACGGTCGGGATCGTGCTTTCCATGCTGATCGCGATTCCGCTCGGCACCTTCGCCGCCGTGCGACGCAATTCCCCGGTCGACTACACCGCGCAGGTGTCCTCACTGGCCGGAATCTCGATCCCCGAGTTCTGGTTCGCGATCCTCTGTGTGCTGCTGTTCTCGCTGTATCTCGGCTGGCTGCCGTCGTCCGGCTACATCAGCCCGTTCGACGATTTCTGGGGCAGCCTGAAGTTCCTGATCCTCCCCGCGGCCGCCATCGGCTTCCGGCAGGCCGCCTTCACGACCCGGCTCACGCGCTCGAGCATGCTCGACGAGATGAGCAAGGAGTACGTCGACACCGCGCGCGCGATGGGCTTCCCCGAGCGGCGGGTCATTTTCCGCTACACGTTGCGCAATGCCATGATCCCGACCCTCACCATCTCGGGCCTCCAGCTCGCCAACCTGCTGGGCGGCACGGTGGTGCTGGAAACGATCTTCGCCTGGCCGGGCATCGGGCGCGCGATCTTCGAGGCGATCCTGCAGCGCGACTACCCGCTGATCCAGGCCGGCGTGCTGGTGCTGGGAGTGATCGTCGTCGTCATGAACCTGCTGGTCGACCTCGCCTACCGACTGCTCAATCCGAGGGTGAAGCTGGGATGA
- a CDS encoding twin-arginine translocation signal domain-containing protein: MTDEARSKGLESTRRKFLTGTTALTAAALAGLPAAAQQAGKKHPTRGGTLRFGTRDDSVGLDTHRNIIYFVSHPLTGITGGLVDFDDKMEAKPAVATSWEPSADLKTWTFKLRRGAEYHNGQTIDAESVKWNIERIKDPKIGHAFTRSVLSDVERVTVDNKETVQFHLKEPQAAFDINMVYYPVNLMAPGAVDKVDTHPVNCGPFKFKSWRRLDVCEMERFGNFWETDAQGNSLPYLDGLVGHPKKEDRVRLTALRAGELDLIDNVAYADAPAFKKDMAATFDTFPVAQVGTAMLFFNLKNGLLADKDNPDAHLLRQAIAHAVDHEGIHQAVFNGIGSVSKGFYSSASPWHSDAIESWPKFDLDKAKALRKKAKGGDQRLTIIANDTFPYMQQSGELVHAMLKDAGFNVVLEIAPTPVMNEKIGKGDFNIDSTANSYRLDPDGWFARNILSSAPENRRRIGYKNEKADQIIMAARKERDRAKRKQMYADVETLVNKDLPMLYTHFVPLMMAGNRARVKDYQVSFSGPWSFAGGGMRRTWIAS; this comes from the coding sequence ATGACCGACGAAGCACGTAGCAAGGGTCTCGAGAGTACACGGCGTAAGTTCCTCACCGGCACGACGGCGCTGACCGCCGCCGCGCTTGCCGGACTGCCAGCCGCCGCGCAGCAGGCGGGCAAGAAGCATCCGACGCGGGGCGGCACGCTGCGCTTCGGCACGCGCGACGATTCGGTGGGCCTCGATACCCATCGAAACATCATCTATTTCGTCTCTCATCCGCTGACCGGCATCACCGGCGGCCTCGTCGATTTCGACGACAAGATGGAGGCCAAGCCGGCCGTCGCGACGTCGTGGGAACCCTCGGCCGACCTCAAGACCTGGACCTTCAAGCTCCGGCGCGGCGCGGAATACCACAACGGCCAGACCATCGACGCCGAGTCGGTCAAGTGGAACATCGAGCGCATCAAGGATCCCAAGATTGGTCACGCCTTCACGCGCTCGGTGCTATCCGACGTGGAGCGGGTCACGGTCGACAACAAGGAAACCGTGCAGTTCCATCTCAAGGAGCCGCAGGCGGCGTTCGACATCAACATGGTCTACTACCCGGTGAACCTGATGGCGCCGGGCGCGGTCGACAAGGTCGACACGCACCCCGTCAATTGCGGGCCGTTCAAGTTCAAGTCGTGGCGCCGCCTCGACGTCTGCGAGATGGAGCGGTTCGGGAATTTCTGGGAGACGGACGCCCAGGGCAACTCGCTGCCCTACCTCGATGGACTGGTCGGGCATCCGAAGAAGGAAGACCGCGTGCGCCTCACGGCGTTGAGGGCGGGCGAACTCGACCTCATCGACAACGTCGCCTATGCCGATGCGCCGGCCTTCAAGAAGGACATGGCCGCCACGTTCGACACCTTCCCGGTGGCGCAGGTCGGCACCGCCATGCTGTTCTTCAATCTCAAGAACGGGTTGCTGGCCGACAAGGACAATCCCGACGCCCATCTGCTGCGCCAGGCCATAGCCCACGCCGTCGATCACGAGGGCATCCACCAGGCCGTGTTCAACGGTATCGGCTCGGTTTCCAAGGGCTTCTACAGCTCCGCCAGCCCCTGGCACTCGGACGCCATCGAGTCGTGGCCGAAATTCGACCTCGACAAGGCCAAGGCGCTGCGGAAGAAGGCGAAGGGCGGCGACCAGCGGCTCACCATCATCGCCAATGACACCTTCCCCTACATGCAGCAGTCGGGCGAGCTGGTCCACGCCATGCTCAAGGACGCCGGCTTCAACGTCGTGCTCGAGATCGCGCCGACGCCGGTCATGAACGAGAAGATCGGCAAGGGCGACTTCAACATCGACTCGACGGCCAACTCCTACCGTCTCGACCCGGATGGCTGGTTCGCCCGCAACATCCTGTCGAGCGCGCCGGAGAACCGCCGCCGCATCGGCTACAAGAACGAGAAGGCCGACCAGATCATCATGGCGGCCCGCAAGGAGCGCGACCGGGCCAAGCGCAAGCAGATGTACGCCGACGTCGAGACGCTGGTGAACAAGGACCTGCCGATGCTCTACACGCACTTCGTGCCGCTGATGATGGCCGGCAACCGGGCCAGGGTGAAGGACTACCAAGTGTCCTTCTCGGGGCCGTGGAGCTTCGCGGGCGGCGGCATGCGCCGCACCTGGATCGCGAGCTGA
- a CDS encoding aspartate dehydrogenase yields the protein MAKKKKKAGRLKIALIGYGAISQTLFDVFREKKPPIDVVGVLVRPGRAKETKRKVGRKAVVVEKLKDLLKLRPDVVVEAASQQAVRDWGEEILKKGFDFMVIATGAYGDPKLWKRHRDVAARSGARLRLPSGAIAGLDGLLAMRLGKLERVKYTSIKPPHAWAGTPAETDFDLPAIKEPTVIFRGSPADAGRLYPKNANLAVTVALCGAGLDHTDIELVADPTLPPGVNANRLDVVSDSGEMTMYRTGRAMPDNPKTGVLTALTMADDLMKLVRSSDW from the coding sequence ATGGCGAAGAAAAAGAAGAAGGCCGGGCGGCTCAAGATCGCCTTGATCGGCTACGGCGCCATCAGCCAGACGCTGTTCGACGTCTTTCGCGAGAAGAAGCCGCCGATCGATGTCGTCGGCGTGCTGGTGCGGCCCGGGCGCGCCAAGGAAACGAAGCGCAAGGTCGGGCGCAAAGCCGTCGTGGTCGAGAAGCTGAAGGATCTGTTGAAGCTTCGTCCCGACGTGGTGGTCGAGGCCGCGAGTCAGCAAGCGGTGCGCGACTGGGGCGAGGAGATCCTGAAGAAGGGCTTCGACTTCATGGTGATCGCCACCGGTGCCTACGGAGACCCCAAGCTGTGGAAGAGGCACCGCGATGTCGCCGCGAGGAGCGGCGCGCGGCTGCGCCTGCCGTCGGGTGCCATTGCCGGCCTCGACGGCCTGCTCGCCATGCGGCTCGGCAAGCTCGAGAGGGTCAAATACACCTCCATCAAGCCGCCGCACGCGTGGGCCGGCACGCCGGCCGAGACCGATTTCGACCTGCCGGCAATCAAGGAGCCGACGGTGATCTTCCGCGGCTCGCCGGCAGACGCCGGACGGCTTTATCCGAAGAACGCCAATCTCGCCGTGACCGTCGCCTTGTGCGGCGCGGGACTCGATCACACCGACATCGAACTGGTGGCCGATCCGACCCTGCCGCCGGGCGTGAATGCCAACCGCCTCGATGTCGTGAGCGATTCGGGCGAGATGACCATGTACCGCACCGGCCGCGCCATGCCGGACAATCCCAAGACCGGCGTTCTGACGGCGCTGACGATGGCCGACGACCTGATGAAGCTGGTGCGCTCGAGCGACTGGTAG
- a CDS encoding Spy/CpxP family protein refolding chaperone, producing the protein MRFRPSLLAGSAVLAAMAVIAGATAASALDRGFHGPLFAQATPPVAPPPVAGAPDRPVGPPADRPAGMHGMRSFSPKAMCQEQVARRVGNRAYLKTRLDLKPEQMAAWTAFETAADEAAAKSKARCATLPDDIMNVASFADRMALREDAMKARLDAFQTVRPSLEALYAVLTPEQQALFERPRGRRHGPH; encoded by the coding sequence ATGCGCTTTCGTCCCTCGCTTCTCGCCGGATCGGCCGTTCTCGCGGCGATGGCCGTCATCGCCGGCGCGACCGCCGCCAGCGCTCTCGACCGCGGCTTCCACGGACCGCTTTTCGCCCAAGCCACGCCGCCGGTTGCGCCGCCGCCGGTGGCGGGCGCACCGGACCGGCCCGTCGGTCCACCTGCGGACCGGCCGGCCGGCATGCACGGCATGCGCTCCTTCTCGCCCAAGGCGATGTGCCAGGAGCAGGTCGCACGCCGGGTCGGCAACCGCGCCTATCTGAAGACGCGTCTCGACCTGAAGCCCGAGCAGATGGCGGCCTGGACCGCCTTCGAGACGGCGGCCGACGAGGCCGCGGCCAAGAGCAAGGCGCGGTGCGCCACCCTGCCCGACGACATCATGAACGTGGCGAGCTTCGCCGACCGGATGGCGTTGCGCGAGGACGCCATGAAGGCGCGGCTGGACGCGTTCCAGACGGTGCGGCCATCGCTCGAAGCGCTCTATGCCGTGCTCACGCCGGAGCAGCAGGCCCTGTTCGAACGTCCGCGCGGCCGTCGTCACGGGCCGCACTGA